GTCATCCGCAGCCAACAACATAAAGTCATCCTGAAAGTCATCATAGAAAGTGGCATATTATTGGAAGAAGAGATCATAAAATGCTGTGAGATCTACGCGAAATACGGCGTTGACTATGTCAAAACATCCACCGGATACGCCGAAAAAGGCGCCTCCGTCGAAGCGGTAAAACTGATGCGGGCACATCTGCCACAAAATATTCAGATAAAAGCTTCAGGTGGAGTTCGTACATTTGCCTTCGCCCAGGAGCTAATCGCTGCCGGCGCCACCAGATTGGGTACTTCCAGCGGCGTGGCTCTCATGAAAGAGGCTAAAGGGGAGGCGATTACCGGCACCACCGGTGCTTATTAACCATACCCCAATCCTCTAAACGACTGAACATGAAACACATAATCATATTATTATCCGGGTTACTGATCGGAACCCTCGCTTCCGCTCAGGACAATACCCTCACCGCTGCCAATACCGGCGGCGTGAAAGTGGTAAAAGACAGCCGGCTCGACCTGCTGATCAAAAAACAGATCTATATCAATACCCTCGCTATCCGTAACCAACCAGGTTTCAGGGTTCAGGTCATCTCTACCAACAAGAGAAATGAAGCGACCGAAATAAAAGCGAAGGTCATGCAACTCTACCCTGACTACCGTACTTACCTGGACTACCAGGCACCTTATTTCAAAGTACGCATAGGTGATTTCAAAACCAGGGATGAAGCTGCGGACCTGAGAGAAAAATTGTCATCCAGCTTCACTGGCGGCGTATTCGTAGTGCCTGCCACCATTAATCTACAACCAGAGAAAGAGGCAGGGAATGAAGAATCGTATTAAGCAACTCGCGCACCAATACGCGCCTGAGTTCATTGCTATCAGAAGACATATTCACGCTCATCCCGAACTGTCCTTCCAGGAATTTGAAACGTCAAAGTACATTCAGCAACAACTGGATGCATTCGGTGTGAAATATACTCCCGGCATTGCCGGTACCGGTATTGTGGCCATCATCGAAGGGAAAAACCCTTCTAAAAAGACCATCGCTCTCCGTGCCGATATCGATGCCCTCCCCATCACAGAAGCGAACGATGTACCTTATAAGTCATTGAACTCCGGTATCATGCATGCCTGTGGTCATGATGTACATACTACCTGCGTGCTCGGTGCTACCCGCATCCTGCAGGAGCTGAAAGATGAGTTTGAAGGCACCATCAAGGTCCTGTTCCAGCCTGGTGAAGAAAAACACCCGGGTGGTGCAAGTCTCATGATCAAAGATGGCGCACTGGAAAACCCACGTCCCGATGCCATCCTCGGTATGCACGTACAACCTTCTATGGAAGCCGGATTACTGGGTTTCCGTGCAGGTCAGTACATGGCCAGTGCCGATGAGATCTATATCACTATCAAAGGCAAAGGGGGCCACGCTGCCCAACCTCACCTCACTACCGATACCATTCTTGTGGCATCACATCTGGTTGTTAGCTTACAACAGGTGATCAGCCGGAATAATAATCCTTTCTCTCCTTCTGTACTCAGTATCTGTGCATTCAACGGCGGATATACGACCAACGTGATCCCCAGCGAAGTAAAACTGATGGGTACATTCAGAGCGATGGATGAAACCTGGCGTTTTAAAGCCCATGAGATCATCAAAAAACAGGCGACTGAACTGGCACATGCCATGGGTGCAGAGATTGAAATTGATATACTGGTAGGTTATCCCTGCCTGTATAACAATGAGGAAGTAACCAGCCGCGCCAGAACAAAGGCAGAAGAGTATCTTGGACAAGACAATGTTCAGGATACCGAAGTGAGAATGGGTGCTGAAGACTTCGCATTTTATAGCCAGATTATTCCAGCCTGCTTCTTCAGATTAGGTACAGGAAATGTGGAAAAAGGTATCACATCAGGTGTACATACACCTACATTTGATATCGATGAACGTGCAATTGAAACCGGCATCGGTGCCATGGCTTATCTCGCTACGCAGCTATAAAAGATGGCCTGTTTCGCTACGCAGGTTTTAAAATGGCCTCCTGGTCTAAAAACATTATGAGCCCGCTCAATAGCGGGCTCTTTTTACATAGTTTTGCTTATATCAAAATCGATTATCAAATCTTTTTTTCAAACTTCACTAACACTCTAATTTCTTTCAACCCTCACTCACCCTTTAATTCCTCTTAAACTGCGTTAGCTGTGACAATCCAATCTCATCCACCTTCAATGCACGCATACTATCTGCTTTAACACTGAAATTCTTTACAGTCACATCCTGCAGATAAACACTCCCATACCAACCCAACTGCACATTCATCGTATCAAAATTGCCCCGTTCACGCGTCGATACTTTATTATTTTTCCCTCCGTTATAAGTGAAATTTTCAATTTCCACCCCCGACATTTCCACATAACAATCATCCAATCCCGTTACTTCCAGTGATGGTTGTTTTAAAGTGGCAATTTCCACATGCAAACTGTCTTTTGCTAACCTGATATATGGTACAGACTTACAATACACTGAGATGCCATCCCCCTCACCTGGCAGGATGTATAAAGTATCTCCTACCTGTTTATAATAATTTGAAGGCACCTCACTCTCCCCTCCCAAATTCCCTATGCGGTTTTCTTTATCATACATGATCCGTACATTATTTGTATTGATCACAATCGCCTTGAACGGTTGTAAAACAGTCATCTGTGCAACCTCGGCATTATCTCCCTTTTTCGGGAACCTTAACACCGTCCCATCTCCATTTATCCCCTTCTTAAAATATGCCCATAATACCACATCTGATGCCAGCACCAACAACAATACGATGCCAACAAAAAAGAGTAACAATTTTATACTGGTCTTCATTTTTGTAAAATTTAATTACCTGAAATGTGAACGCTTATACTTCTCATAATGCGTCTTCAGCTCATCCAACTCTATATCCAGCAAGTAGATATTCCGAAAGAACTGCGGCAGCTCATTCTCCATGAACCGTTCCTTCTTCAGCTGTTTAATCCGCTTCATCGCATCCGACGCCACGAAATAGCCAATCCCTCTTTTATTATAGATGATCTCATATTGCTGCAAATATTCACAGGTCCGCATTACCGTATTTGGGTTGACTTCCGTTTGCACTGCCAGTTCCCTCACGGATGGCAGCCGGTCCTCTGCTTTCCACTTTTCCAACAAGATCTGTTCGCATATATGATCCGCAATCTGCAGATATATAGCCTGTGATTCTTTAAATTCCATGAGTTGAAATTTTAAATTTCCTTATCTTTTAACCTGAAATATGCCAATACCCACAAGACCGGAGGCAATATAAACCGCCACATAAAGTACAGTGCCTCCCGCACCCAATGTGGTGACTCCAGAAAGATGGATCGATATTCTTCCACATGCGGATGTTCTGTAATTCCAACTCCAAAGAATGGCGCTGACGCTGCCCAATGCGTCAAATGACCATAGAACAATATGTTCATAAATGCCGCATTTACCAATCCAATGACCAGGATGAAAATGAATACTACAAATAAGGTTTTTATAATACTATACTTAGGGAAGTAAACAGAGCCTAACAAAATGATTGCCTGTCCCATAAACCACCAGTGGTAAAGTTGCGTCATGTCATTACGGAAGTCATCAGGCATACTGGGATCCATGACGTGCGTATCTCTGCTTAAAGACACTATCCCCGCACCAATAAAAGTGGCTGTTCCAAATGCAATATGATATACCAGTAAAAAACCTACTGTCGTAATCAAAAGCGTAGTGAGGAATTTTTCAAAATGCGAAGCAGGCAACAACAGGTAATCGATACCTTTTGGCTTGTCGCCTAACTGGATAAATGAAAACCCGGTAAAGATCAAACCTGCGCCAAACAACAGGATGGCATAAAAAGGATAAATAAAGGAAACCCTTACAGTCTCTCTGTTGTTGGTCAAAATGCTAATTACACCTATCGCAACCAATACACCTACCAACACCACCAGCGACATCAGGTACAACCGCAGATTATCGACAATATGCTTTTTAAAATACGCACCAAACCTCGGTGCATGAAATACATTGCTCGTTTGCATAAGGGGAATTAAAAGAGTTGGTTAATCCGTCCGGAGGGCTCCAGTACGGCATTAAAGAGCAGTTCCATATCCAGTCTGCCTGGTACGCCACCTGCATTTTCAGTGATAATAGAATGACCTAATCCGGTGCTTTCTGCGAACAATACATGATCTGTTTCCTCGAGTCGCTTCACACTTCTGAAACTCAATCGCTCCGCCACAGTTTCCACATCCTGTTTGAAAATGATCTTATGATTGTCGATCACCACGATACTATCAATCAGGTTATCCAGGTCCCTTACCTGGTGGGTGGATATCACAATACACTTCTCTTCATTCACCGCAGCGGCAATCACTTTGCGAAACTGGCTTTTGGACGGGATATCCAGGCCATTCGTCGGTTCATCCATAACCAGGCATTTGGTATTGGCTGCCAGACCAAAGCTGATGATGACCTTTTTCTTTTGTCCATAACTCATGTCTGTAAGTCGCTGGTCGCGGGGAATCTGGAATTCATCCAGGTACTGCTGAAAAGCTTTTGTGTCAAAGTTGGGATAAAAAGGAGCATAGGTGTTCACATAACGGTTGATGGTCACCTGTGGCAGGTAAAACTCTTCAGGCACCAAAAAGAGTTTGCTGAGGAACGCTGGCTGACGGAGGCGGGATTCATACCCCATTACTGTACATACCCCGCTTTTTGGAAAGAGTAGCCCGGCTATCTGCTTCAGCAAACTGGATTTTCCTGCCCCGTTTTTGCCCATAAGGCCGTAAACGTGACCAGCTTCCAGCTCCAGGTTCAACCCCTCAAACAATGGCCTACCCTTTTTGTAGTGGAAATGAAGATCTTGGATAGTTATCATAGCAAGTGATTTAGTGTACTACATAACTAGTACACTACAAAGATAGATAAGGAAAGCATAATTCCAAATTCAAGTAGAAAAATCTTTTATACAGCCGGATTTATACCATCAGGCATTGTGCTAAAAAAAAATCCCTTGCGCCAGCCGGACGAAAAGCGTCTTCCTTGCTGCCGCTGGTCTTCCATAAAATTCAAAAACCTCTCTGAAACAGGACCTTTCCTCATCGCCGCCAGCCGGACAAAAAGCATTACTCCCCTACTGCCGCTGGTCTTCTATAAAATTCAAAAAACTCTCAAAAACAGGACCTTTCCTCATCGCCGCCAGCCGGACAAAAAGCATTACTCCCTTGCTGCCGCAGGCCATTCCTTGAAAATGTTAAAAAATTATTTGTAGCGACATTTCTACACATTAAGAATTTTTAATAAATTATATTTGCCACTGTGGTTTAAATTAAAACTTATCCCTATGAAAGGTACCATATCCGCCTTGCTTAGTTTAAGCCTCTTGTTAACTGCCTTTGTGGCCTCTGCACAGTTCGTAAAATCAAAAGATCTGGAGAAATTGAAAAAACGGACGAAAATTATCGTAGTAAAAGAAGTCCCTGATAAGAGTATTCTAAAACAACTACGTCGTCAAAGCCAAACAAAAGCAGAAGAGTATAAACGAGCAATTAAACAGTTAAACCTGGATTTCCCTGAAGTTGTCAGGCAATTCTGGAACGTGGATGGAGTCACAGCTACTATTGAACAGAGAACAGAAAAAGAAGTTGAAAAGCTGCGAAAAAAGAATGATAGAAGCTACATCGTTATGGACTGTCAATCGCTGCATGTAAAACCAAGTAAAAGCCATTATGCCAAATCCGCACAAACATTTACATCTGACCTGGTGTGGAAGAGTGATTCAAAAGATCTCAGTGTTCCGGTGATCAACATGTACTTCATTGAGAATGATGTAACGCGGCCATTCTATATTCAGAATATGTCGGAACGGTTTCCGGATTTCCTGGATCTGGCAGTGGGTATCCGGTTATCCACCTATGTATTCTCTGACCATGTAGATGATAAGGCGGCAAAAGCCATGATGCAGTCTACCAGCAAGCATAATGCGATCTTCCTGAAAGACAGGACCCTGATCTTGTGTAATAACTGGCTGGATGAGGATTTTGAAAAAGGAAAAGCTGGTACAGATTATCCTTATCCCATTAAATATGTGGATTACGAAGACCTGGAAAGCTTATTCAGAAAAGATGGTTTTGCCGGCACTGTCATGGCTTATGTACCAGCAGGTGTATTCTCTACTTTTGATAAGAATACACCAAGTATGGAAGTGCATGTGCCAGTAGTGATCGATCCGATCAATGGAATGCCTTTGTGCCATACAGATATCAGTGATGAAATGTTTCAGGCCTGGGGATATTCGTTGATTCCTAAAATGGGAAAATCGATAGTAGGGTTCAGGAAAATACGAAACGAGGATATCCGGAATTTTGCAAAATCAATAAAAGAATAAAATACGGCCCGGTCTACAAAACGACAAATAGCATGTGCTGCTGACTCATAGCCCCATCTCAAACTCATAGAAAAAGCCTCCCGAATGGGAGGCTTTCACTTTTATAAACATTTTAATTCACATCAAACCTACAACTCAGGATACAGCGGGAACTGCTTCATAAACTCATTCACCGCACCTCTCACTGACGCAATCTTCGCCTCATTATCCGCATCCATCAGCAACTCATCAATCCAAGAAATCACCTGCCCCATATGCTCTTCCTTCAAACCTCTTGAAGTGATCGCCGGAACACCCACACGAATACCAGAAGTTACAAATGCTGACTTATCATCAAACGGCACCATATTCTTATTCACAGTAATATCCGCCTTCACCAACACCTGCTCCGCCTTCTTACCGGAAATATTCTTATTACGCAGGTCGATCAACATCAGGTGGTTATCAGTACCGCCAGATACAATCTGGTAACCTTTCTCCACCAATGCCTTGGACATCGCCTGTGCATTCTTGATAATCTGCTTTGCATACACCGTATAATCGTCAGACAGGATCTCAAAGAAAGAAACCGCTTTCGCAGCAATCACATGCTCCAACGGACCACCCTGAATACCAGGGAACACCGCTGTATCAATCAGACTACTCATCATACGCGTTTCACCCTTTGGCGTCTTCAGACCAAACGGATTTTCAAAATCCTTACCCAGCATGATCATACCACCACGAGGACCACGCAGTGTCTTGTGAGTAGTAGTCGTTACAAAATGACAATGTTCGAACGGAGAGTTCAACAGACCTTTCGCAATCAAACCAGCAGGGTGAGCAATATCTGCCATTACAAAAGCACCTACCTGGTCAGCGATCTCACGGATGCGTTTGTAATCCCAATCACGGCTGTAAGCAGAAGCACCACAAATAATAACTTGTGGTTTCTCTTTCAGTGCAATCTCTTCCATTTTATCATACTCGATCAGACCAGTCTCTTTGTTCACACCATAAGAGAATGGTTGATATAACTTACCAGAGAAATTCACAGGAGAACCGTGTGTCAGGTGACCACCCATGCTCAGATCCAAACCCAGGATCTTATCACCTGGTTTCAGGATTGCCAGCAATACGGCAGCATTTGCCTGCGCACCAGAGTGAGGCTGTACGTTTGCATACTCAACTCCAAAGATTTCTTTAGCCCTGTCAATTGCCAGCTGTTCACTCAGGTCTACAATTTCACAGCCACCATAATATCTACGTCCTGGATAACCTTCCGCATATTTGTTAGTCAGTACAGTACCCATTGCCTGTATTACCTGTAAGCTGGTAAAGTTCTCCGATGCAATCAATTCTATACCATGACGCTGACGCTCCAGCTCCTGGTCGATGATATTAAATATTTGCTGATCTCTTTGCATTTACTTTGAAAATTTGCGACAAAGTTAATCGAATTTATGGATAGTCAATAGTTCAATTTTAACTAATACTAGATTTTTCTTCTACAAAACCATACAATGACAGTTAATTCCACTACCAAGCTATTACATACTGTGCATTCCTCCCTGTGTAGGGGCATTTCCACTATTCTATTTATAAATTTTGTTCTACCTTCACGCCCTCAGTAGACTAAAAACATCTAATCGCTGCGGTACATGAAGGCCATTATACCTGTAGCCGGTGCTGGCACCAAGCTACGTCCACATACATATACTCAGCCTAAGGCATTGATCCCGCTCGCGGGCAAAACAATTCTAAGTATTATTATTGATCAGCTGGAAGAAGCAGGCATTACCGAATTCGTCTTCGTCATCGGTTACCTGGGAGAAAAGATCCAGCATTATATTCAAAAGAAATATCCTCACCTTACCTGCCATTTCGTACAGCAAAATGTACGTGAAGGTACCGGTCACGCTATCCTGCTTACCAAAAAGGTGGTAGGTGACGATGAGATCCTCATCGTTCTCGGCGATACCATCTGCGAAGGTAATATCAAGGAACTCATCGCTTCCCCTGTCTCGCAACTGGGACTAAAGAAAGTGGATGATCCCCGCAGCTTTGGCGTAGCCGAACTCAGTGACGCCGGCGACATCGTACGGGTGGTGGAAAAACCACAGATTCCGAAATCGAACCTGGCCCTGGTAGGTATCTATAAGATCAAGGAAACCGACCAGCTCTTCGACTGCCTGGAACGGAACATGACAGAACATAGAAGGTCACATGATGAGTTTCAGCTCACCGATGCCCTGCAATGTATGATCGAACATGGGGTGCAGTTTACCCCCTTCAAAGTGAGTAACTGGTTCGACTGCGGCCGCAAGGAGACCCTGTTGGAAACAAATGCTATCCTGCTTAGTAAATACAAAGCACCCGCCAACCCTATTCTTCCATATGAGAATGCGATTATCATTCCTCCTGTAAGTATTGGCGAAGGGTGTAATATTAAAAATTCAATCATTGGTCCCAATGTCGCTATTGGAGATAATACCGTGATCAATTACTCTATCGTTAAGGATTCTATCATCGGCTCTTACAGCAATCTGTATGAAGTGGTGCTCAAGTCTTCCCTGATTGGTAGTGATGCCAATATTCGTGGTCTTAGTCAAAGCCTGAACATTGGCGATAATACAGAAATTGATCTTGGCTGAAATCATCACTAACCCACAGTAATGCCAACTTCCATGAGGGAACCTTAGCCAACCTCCTGAACATTTGCCATAATAAAGAAATTAATATCAGCTGAAATCATCACTAACCAATATTGATAGACAACTTCCATGAAGGAACCTTAGCCAACCTCCTGAACTTTGCTCATAATACAGAAAATCTTCCCGGCTGAAATCTTCACTAACCCATAGTGGTACCAACTTCCATGAGGTAACCTAACCTTAGCCAACCTCCTGAACATTTGCCATAACACAGAAAATCTTCCCGGCTGATTGTCATCACTTTCAGTTTAAGATAACCTCCTTACATTTACGGCCATGAACCGTATATCTCAACTATTCAATATAGATTACCCAATCATACAAGCTGGTATGATCTGGGCTAGTGGCTGGCGCCTGGCCAGTGCTGTGAGCAATGCCGGCGGCCTTGGCCTGCTCGGTGCAGGTAGTATGTATCCTGACGTTCTCAAAGAACATATCGACAAGTGCAAACAAGCCACCAATAAACCTTTCGGCGTAAACCTCCCCCTCTTATACCCGAATATTGAGGAACATGTAAAGATCATTATCGAAAACAAAGTTCCCATCGTCTTCACCTCTGCAGGTAATCCAAAAACATGGACTTCCATCCTGAAAGCTGAAGGTATCAAAGTTGTTCACGTAGTCGCCAGTGCCGCCTTTGCACTCAAAAGCGAAGCAGCCGGCGTAGACGCCATCGTAGCAGAAGGCTTTGAAGCAGGTGGGCACAACGGCAAAGAAGAAACAACTACCCTGGTCCTCATCCCCAGCGTATGCCAGGCTGTAAAAATACCTGTCATCGCCGCAGGCGGCATTGCCACAGGCAGAGCCATGACAGCCGCATTCGCACTTGGTGCCAGTGGCGTTCAGGTAGGTAGCCGATTCATAGCTACACCTGAAGCCTCTTCACATGATCACTTCAAACAAGCTATACTCGATGCGAAAGAAGGGGATACCCTCCTTTCCTTGAAGAAACTCACACCCGTAAGATTACTGAAAAATGAATTCTTCAAAAATGTAAAAGCTGCTGAAGAAAGTGGTGCTGACAATGAATCACTAAAAAA
This Chitinophaga sancti DNA region includes the following protein-coding sequences:
- the deoC gene encoding deoxyribose-phosphate aldolase, producing the protein MQLNKYIDHTVLKPTTTLEDIKNLCMEAVEYDFAAVCVPPPFVKLAKTFTSSTTTKVATVIGFPFGYSAIEAKLAELVLAIVDGANEVDMVANLLAIRNKDWDYIEKEINNIMAVIRSQQHKVILKVIIESGILLEEEIIKCCEIYAKYGVDYVKTSTGYAEKGASVEAVKLMRAHLPQNIQIKASGGVRTFAFAQELIAAGATRLGTSSGVALMKEAKGEAITGTTGAY
- a CDS encoding SPOR domain-containing protein; translation: MKHIIILLSGLLIGTLASAQDNTLTAANTGGVKVVKDSRLDLLIKKQIYINTLAIRNQPGFRVQVISTNKRNEATEIKAKVMQLYPDYRTYLDYQAPYFKVRIGDFKTRDEAADLREKLSSSFTGGVFVVPATINLQPEKEAGNEESY
- a CDS encoding M20 family metallopeptidase, which codes for MKNRIKQLAHQYAPEFIAIRRHIHAHPELSFQEFETSKYIQQQLDAFGVKYTPGIAGTGIVAIIEGKNPSKKTIALRADIDALPITEANDVPYKSLNSGIMHACGHDVHTTCVLGATRILQELKDEFEGTIKVLFQPGEEKHPGGASLMIKDGALENPRPDAILGMHVQPSMEAGLLGFRAGQYMASADEIYITIKGKGGHAAQPHLTTDTILVASHLVVSLQQVISRNNNPFSPSVLSICAFNGGYTTNVIPSEVKLMGTFRAMDETWRFKAHEIIKKQATELAHAMGAEIEIDILVGYPCLYNNEEVTSRARTKAEEYLGQDNVQDTEVRMGAEDFAFYSQIIPACFFRLGTGNVEKGITSGVHTPTFDIDERAIETGIGAMAYLATQL
- a CDS encoding GntR family transcriptional regulator encodes the protein MEFKESQAIYLQIADHICEQILLEKWKAEDRLPSVRELAVQTEVNPNTVMRTCEYLQQYEIIYNKRGIGYFVASDAMKRIKQLKKERFMENELPQFFRNIYLLDIELDELKTHYEKYKRSHFR
- a CDS encoding ABC transporter ATP-binding protein, with translation MITIQDLHFHYKKGRPLFEGLNLELEAGHVYGLMGKNGAGKSSLLKQIAGLLFPKSGVCTVMGYESRLRQPAFLSKLFLVPEEFYLPQVTINRYVNTYAPFYPNFDTKAFQQYLDEFQIPRDQRLTDMSYGQKKKVIISFGLAANTKCLVMDEPTNGLDIPSKSQFRKVIAAAVNEEKCIVISTHQVRDLDNLIDSIVVIDNHKIIFKQDVETVAERLSFRSVKRLEETDHVLFAESTGLGHSIITENAGGVPGRLDMELLFNAVLEPSGRINQLF
- the glyA gene encoding serine hydroxymethyltransferase gives rise to the protein MQRDQQIFNIIDQELERQRHGIELIASENFTSLQVIQAMGTVLTNKYAEGYPGRRYYGGCEIVDLSEQLAIDRAKEIFGVEYANVQPHSGAQANAAVLLAILKPGDKILGLDLSMGGHLTHGSPVNFSGKLYQPFSYGVNKETGLIEYDKMEEIALKEKPQVIICGASAYSRDWDYKRIREIADQVGAFVMADIAHPAGLIAKGLLNSPFEHCHFVTTTTHKTLRGPRGGMIMLGKDFENPFGLKTPKGETRMMSSLIDTAVFPGIQGGPLEHVIAAKAVSFFEILSDDYTVYAKQIIKNAQAMSKALVEKGYQIVSGGTDNHLMLIDLRNKNISGKKAEQVLVKADITVNKNMVPFDDKSAFVTSGIRVGVPAITSRGLKEEHMGQVISWIDELLMDADNEAKIASVRGAVNEFMKQFPLYPEL
- a CDS encoding sugar phosphate nucleotidyltransferase, giving the protein MKAIIPVAGAGTKLRPHTYTQPKALIPLAGKTILSIIIDQLEEAGITEFVFVIGYLGEKIQHYIQKKYPHLTCHFVQQNVREGTGHAILLTKKVVGDDEILIVLGDTICEGNIKELIASPVSQLGLKKVDDPRSFGVAELSDAGDIVRVVEKPQIPKSNLALVGIYKIKETDQLFDCLERNMTEHRRSHDEFQLTDALQCMIEHGVQFTPFKVSNWFDCGRKETLLETNAILLSKYKAPANPILPYENAIIIPPVSIGEGCNIKNSIIGPNVAIGDNTVINYSIVKDSIIGSYSNLYEVVLKSSLIGSDANIRGLSQSLNIGDNTEIDLG
- a CDS encoding NAD(P)H-dependent flavin oxidoreductase; the protein is MNRISQLFNIDYPIIQAGMIWASGWRLASAVSNAGGLGLLGAGSMYPDVLKEHIDKCKQATNKPFGVNLPLLYPNIEEHVKIIIENKVPIVFTSAGNPKTWTSILKAEGIKVVHVVASAAFALKSEAAGVDAIVAEGFEAGGHNGKEETTTLVLIPSVCQAVKIPVIAAGGIATGRAMTAAFALGASGVQVGSRFIATPEASSHDHFKQAILDAKEGDTLLSLKKLTPVRLLKNEFFKNVKAAEESGADNESLKNLLGKGRAKKGMFEGDMTEGELEVGQVSAIIDKIMPAADVVAEIWDEFQATKKELCLNS